One window of the Chitinophaga niabensis genome contains the following:
- a CDS encoding bestrophin family protein, with translation MINYNPREWFTFIFRIHQADTVKKLVPMFIALSIYSAGIAWLELEVFKLSEKDHIKNITAMHGLLGFVISLLLVFRTNTAYDRWWEGRRQWGALVNSSRNLAIKLHTMLPSGHIAKKYFSHMIPNYAMAMKDHLRGEFHPHKLEGLTPEELSHLHSGEHIPNQIATMILAKVNELYRQQVITGDQLIILNNQLESFTDICGACERIKNTPIPFSYSVFLKKFIFFYVMTLPMGYVFGLGYLVIPMVVFIFYVLASLELIAEEIEDPFGKDANDLPTETIAGNIRKHVQEIL, from the coding sequence ATGATCAATTATAATCCCCGGGAGTGGTTCACTTTCATCTTCCGCATCCATCAGGCAGACACGGTTAAGAAGCTGGTGCCTATGTTCATAGCCCTTTCCATATACTCAGCCGGCATAGCATGGCTGGAACTGGAGGTCTTCAAATTATCGGAAAAGGATCACATCAAGAACATAACAGCCATGCATGGCTTGCTGGGCTTTGTTATCTCACTGTTATTGGTGTTCCGTACCAATACAGCATATGACCGTTGGTGGGAAGGCCGCAGGCAATGGGGTGCACTGGTGAACTCCAGCCGCAACCTGGCTATTAAACTGCATACCATGCTACCCTCCGGCCATATAGCCAAAAAGTATTTCAGCCATATGATCCCTAACTATGCCATGGCTATGAAAGATCATCTGCGCGGGGAATTCCATCCACACAAACTGGAAGGTTTAACGCCCGAAGAGTTAAGCCACCTGCATTCGGGAGAACATATCCCTAACCAGATTGCTACCATGATCCTGGCTAAGGTGAATGAACTGTACCGCCAGCAGGTGATCACCGGGGATCAGCTGATCATACTGAACAACCAGCTGGAATCCTTTACGGATATCTGTGGTGCCTGTGAAAGGATCAAGAACACCCCTATCCCCTTTTCCTATAGTGTGTTCCTGAAAAAGTTCATTTTCTTTTATGTGATGACCCTTCCCATGGGATATGTATTCGGATTAGGTTACCTGGTGATCCCCATGGTTGTATTCATTTTCTATGTACTGGCGAGTTTAGAGCTGATCGCAGAAGAAATTGAAGACCCTTTTGGCAAAGATGCCAACGACCTGCCCACAGAAACTATTGCGGGCAATATCCGCAAGCATGTGCAGGAGATATTGTAA